A DNA window from Phaeobacter sp. A36a-5a contains the following coding sequences:
- a CDS encoding DUF2478 domain-containing protein, with protein MHLSYVMTQERGATDKLLSALAERLQADGLRLAGIVQTNTECYDSQLCDMDVRVLPAGETIRISQSLGPEARGCRLNPEALERAVGQVTAALGQDPAPQVLLVNKFGKHEADGRGMRPVIGEALARGAVVVSGVNRMNVEAFQSFSDGLAQEAEPDLEALVSWVHSAVAQAEQDR; from the coding sequence ATGCATCTGTCCTACGTGATGACCCAGGAACGCGGTGCCACCGATAAACTGCTCAGCGCCCTGGCGGAGCGGTTGCAGGCCGATGGGCTGCGGCTGGCTGGCATCGTCCAGACCAACACCGAATGCTACGACAGCCAGCTCTGTGACATGGATGTGCGCGTTCTGCCCGCGGGCGAAACCATCCGCATCTCGCAGTCTCTCGGCCCCGAGGCACGCGGCTGCCGCCTGAACCCCGAGGCGCTGGAGCGCGCGGTTGGACAGGTCACGGCAGCGCTGGGGCAGGACCCGGCGCCGCAGGTTCTGCTGGTCAATAAATTTGGCAAACACGAAGCTGACGGGCGCGGGATGCGCCCCGTTATCGGCGAAGCGCTGGCGCGCGGCGCGGTCGTGGTTTCAGGTGTGAACCGGATGAACGTGGAGGCGTTTCAGAGCTTTTCCGACGGGCTGGCACAGGAGGCCGAACCGGACCTTGAGGCGTTGGTGAGCTGGGTCCATTCCGCCGTCGCACAGGCCGAACAGGACCGCTGA
- the rlmB gene encoding 23S rRNA (guanosine(2251)-2'-O)-methyltransferase RlmB, whose translation MSKKPKWVVEKEQSKKAASAETVWLFGLHAVRDALLNPKREKLRLMVTQNAEAKLADAIAQSGIEAEVIDPRKFNPPIDKQSVHQGAAMEVKPLNWGGLAENCIGAERPRVVLLDRVTDPHNVGAILRSAEVLGASAVIGTRHNSAPETGALAKTASGALERQPYLRMRNLADTIVELQRMGFLVLGLDGEAEETIETVLEGRKGDPVALVLGAEGPGLRQKTKETVDHLVKIDAAGGFGSLNVSNAAAIALYASIAR comes from the coding sequence ATGTCTAAAAAACCCAAATGGGTCGTCGAAAAAGAGCAGTCCAAAAAGGCAGCCTCGGCGGAAACGGTATGGTTGTTCGGTCTTCATGCGGTGCGCGATGCGCTGCTCAATCCCAAGCGCGAAAAACTGCGTCTGATGGTGACCCAGAACGCCGAGGCGAAACTGGCCGATGCCATCGCCCAGTCGGGCATCGAAGCCGAGGTGATCGACCCGCGCAAGTTCAACCCGCCGATCGACAAACAATCCGTCCATCAGGGCGCGGCGATGGAGGTCAAGCCGTTGAACTGGGGCGGTCTGGCGGAAAACTGCATCGGTGCGGAACGCCCGCGTGTGGTGCTCCTGGACCGGGTCACTGATCCGCATAACGTCGGTGCCATCCTGCGCTCGGCCGAGGTGCTGGGCGCCAGCGCCGTGATCGGCACGCGGCATAACTCGGCACCGGAAACCGGCGCCCTTGCCAAAACCGCCAGCGGCGCGCTTGAGCGCCAGCCCTATCTGCGGATGCGCAATCTCGCCGATACCATCGTCGAGTTGCAGCGGATGGGGTTTCTGGTGCTCGGCCTTGATGGCGAGGCGGAAGAGACCATCGAAACCGTGCTTGAGGGGCGCAAGGGGGATCCGGTAGCCCTGGTGCTGGGGGCCGAAGGGCCGGGCCTGCGCCAGAAGACCAAGGAAACTGTGGATCATCTGGTGAAGATTGACGCGGCGGGCGGATTCGGATCGCTGAACGTCTCCAATGCCGCGGCGATTGCGCTTTATGCCTCTATTGCGCGCTAA
- a CDS encoding YHS domain-containing (seleno)protein has product MTFSTAIICRSWRACAQPVLGASAELVAGWLAGWLAGLVVGGAASRSDAKAGSRLAALCLGALITLAAAMLTATPARAEVALVSAPRGLAVGGHDVVAFFQDGAAIPGQQDHAILWRGAIWRFASSQNQEEFERNPRAFAPRFGGYCAYALSQGYLAPGNPTLWVIADGRLYLLNNPSALAAWEAERLRLIADAEQQWPAVLRK; this is encoded by the coding sequence GTGACGTTTTCGACTGCCATCATCTGCCGGAGCTGGCGCGCCTGCGCACAGCCCGTGTTGGGTGCCTCGGCAGAACTGGTGGCTGGTTGGCTGGCCGGTTGGCTGGCCGGTCTGGTGGTCGGCGGGGCCGCGTCGCGAAGCGATGCCAAGGCGGGATCCAGGCTCGCCGCCCTGTGCCTGGGCGCGCTGATCACCCTGGCCGCAGCGATGCTGACAGCCACGCCAGCACGGGCGGAGGTTGCACTGGTCTCCGCGCCGCGTGGGCTGGCGGTGGGCGGCCATGACGTGGTGGCGTTCTTTCAGGATGGCGCGGCAATCCCCGGTCAGCAAGACCATGCGATCCTGTGGCGCGGGGCGATCTGGCGCTTTGCCTCATCGCAGAATCAGGAAGAATTCGAACGCAATCCCAGAGCTTTTGCGCCACGATTTGGCGGCTATTGCGCCTATGCGCTGTCGCAGGGATATCTGGCGCCCGGCAATCCGACGCTCTGGGTGATTGCCGACGGGCGACTCTATCTCCTGAACAACCCCAGCGCATTGGCCGCCTGGGAGGCGGAGCGGCTGAGGTTGATCGCTGATGCCGAACAGCAGTGGCCAGCCGTCCTGCGCAAATGA
- a CDS encoding CoA-binding protein, which translates to MPDYSDRHLKDVLTRSKTIAVVGVSTNPVRPSYYVARYLGLKGYRVLPVNPGHAGKTLFGQTIHASLRDIDEPVHMVDIFRRSEAVPSIVEEALEVCEGLQTIWMQIGVEHAEAAERAEAAGLTVIQNRCPKIEYQCLFGELRMGGFATGIISSKL; encoded by the coding sequence ATGCCAGACTATTCCGATCGACATCTGAAGGACGTGCTCACACGGAGCAAGACCATTGCCGTGGTCGGGGTCTCCACGAACCCGGTGCGTCCCAGCTACTATGTGGCCCGCTATCTCGGGCTCAAGGGCTATCGCGTCCTGCCGGTGAATCCCGGTCATGCCGGCAAAACCCTGTTCGGCCAGACCATTCACGCCAGTCTACGGGACATCGACGAGCCGGTGCATATGGTCGACATCTTTCGCCGCTCAGAGGCGGTCCCATCCATTGTCGAGGAGGCGCTGGAGGTCTGCGAGGGGCTGCAGACGATCTGGATGCAGATCGGAGTCGAACATGCCGAAGCGGCTGAACGGGCAGAAGCGGCAGGCCTCACCGTGATCCAGAACCGGTGCCCCAAGATTGAATATCAGTGCCTGTTTGGCGAGCTGCGCATGGGTGGGTTTGCCACCGGAATCATCTCGTCGAAACTGTGA
- a CDS encoding phosphoribosyl-ATP diphosphatase translates to MSLLHDLEATILSRKGADPESSWTAKLLAKGPEKCAEKFGEEAIEAIIEAVKDNTAGLASEGADVLYHFLVMLAARDVALDDVLQVLAERQGLSGIAEKAARPKG, encoded by the coding sequence ATGAGCCTGCTGCACGATCTCGAAGCCACCATTCTGTCCCGCAAGGGGGCTGATCCGGAGAGCAGCTGGACCGCCAAACTGCTGGCCAAGGGTCCAGAGAAATGCGCCGAGAAATTCGGCGAGGAAGCCATTGAGGCCATCATCGAGGCGGTGAAGGACAACACGGCCGGACTTGCCTCCGAGGGCGCCGATGTGCTGTATCATTTTCTGGTGATGCTGGCGGCCCGCGATGTGGCGCTGGATGATGTGCTACAGGTTCTGGCCGAGCGTCAGGGTCTGAGCGGCATCGCCGAGAAGGCCGCCCGCCCCAAGGGCTGA
- the hisF gene encoding imidazole glycerol phosphate synthase subunit HisF — MLKTRIIPCLDVADGRVVKGVNFVGLRDAGDPVEAAKAYDAAGADEICFLDIHATHENRGTMFDMVRRTAEQCFVPLTVGGGVRTKDDVRALLLAGADKVSFNSAAVANPDVIREAADQFGSQCIVCAIDAKTVAPGKWEIFTHGGRRETGIDAVDFARLVVAKGAGEILLTSMDRDGTKSGFNLPLTRAISDAVDVPVIASGGVGTLDHLVEGVTEGGASAVLAASIFHFGEYTIQEAKEHMAKAGIPMRLT, encoded by the coding sequence ATGCTGAAGACCCGTATCATCCCCTGTCTCGACGTGGCTGACGGCCGCGTGGTCAAAGGTGTCAATTTTGTCGGCCTGCGCGATGCCGGAGACCCGGTTGAGGCAGCCAAGGCCTATGACGCGGCAGGCGCGGATGAAATCTGCTTTCTCGACATTCATGCAACCCACGAAAATCGCGGCACCATGTTCGATATGGTGCGACGCACCGCAGAGCAGTGTTTTGTGCCGCTGACCGTGGGCGGTGGGGTGCGCACAAAGGATGATGTGCGCGCGTTGCTGCTGGCAGGCGCCGATAAGGTGTCGTTCAATTCCGCAGCCGTGGCCAACCCGGATGTGATCCGCGAGGCGGCCGATCAGTTTGGCAGCCAGTGCATCGTCTGCGCCATCGACGCCAAGACCGTGGCCCCCGGCAAATGGGAGATCTTCACCCATGGCGGGCGCCGCGAAACCGGCATTGATGCGGTGGACTTCGCCCGGCTGGTCGTTGCCAAGGGCGCCGGGGAAATCCTGCTCACCTCGATGGATCGCGACGGCACGAAATCCGGCTTCAACCTGCCGCTCACCCGCGCCATTTCGGATGCGGTTGACGTGCCGGTGATTGCCTCTGGCGGGGTTGGCACGCTCGACCATCTGGTCGAGGGCGTCACCGAAGGCGGCGCCAGCGCGGTTCTGGCGGCGTCGATCTTCCACTTTGGCGAATACACCATCCAGGAGGCCAAAGAGCATATGGCCAAGGCCGGTATCCCGATGAGGCTGACATGA
- a CDS encoding DUF2867 domain-containing protein, with product MPRVRKTRLPDSARLWQMVSPGDFVDGYAVDSPLTPREAADIGLSMPGWAAALLRLRNALVRPLGLKTEVSDTGEGAIFPVTFEDGRELILGADDAHLDFRITVLRHEGRIHMATWVHRHNLLGRIYLALVMPFHILIIRDSMRRIARHRPMIASQPPAQ from the coding sequence ATGCCCCGCGTCCGCAAGACCCGCCTCCCAGACAGCGCCCGTTTGTGGCAGATGGTATCGCCCGGTGATTTTGTCGATGGCTATGCGGTCGACAGTCCGCTCACCCCGCGTGAGGCCGCCGATATCGGCCTGTCGATGCCGGGCTGGGCAGCCGCACTCCTGCGGCTGCGCAATGCCTTGGTCCGCCCACTCGGGCTGAAGACCGAGGTGAGCGACACCGGCGAGGGCGCGATTTTTCCGGTGACATTCGAGGACGGCCGCGAGCTGATCCTCGGCGCCGATGATGCTCATCTCGATTTCCGGATCACCGTATTGCGGCACGAAGGACGGATTCACATGGCCACCTGGGTGCATCGTCACAATCTGCTGGGACGGATCTATCTGGCGCTGGTGATGCCGTTTCACATCCTGATCATCCGTGACAGCATGCGCCGCATCGCGCGGCACCGCCCGATGATTGCATCCCAACCACCCGCGCAGTAA
- a CDS encoding DUF302 domain-containing protein: protein MIKSLALAGTLAALSAIPAAAELMTVPSPSSVSDTMDALQAAVEGAGATVFARVDHAAGAAAVDMSLAEAQLLIFGNPQLGTPAMQADMRAGLFLPLKVLVHEDAEGQVWLTYENPSEMLAGLDIAADADVIAKMQGALAKLTAAAAR from the coding sequence ATGATCAAATCCCTCGCCCTTGCCGGAACTCTTGCTGCCCTCTCCGCGATCCCGGCCGCAGCCGAACTGATGACGGTTCCGAGCCCGAGTTCCGTGTCTGACACCATGGATGCGCTACAGGCGGCGGTCGAAGGCGCCGGGGCCACGGTTTTTGCCCGGGTGGACCACGCTGCGGGTGCGGCAGCCGTGGATATGTCCCTCGCCGAGGCGCAACTCCTGATCTTTGGCAACCCCCAGCTGGGCACCCCCGCGATGCAGGCGGATATGCGGGCGGGGCTTTTCCTGCCGCTGAAGGTTCTGGTCCATGAGGATGCCGAGGGGCAGGTCTGGCTGACCTATGAAAACCCGTCAGAGATGCTGGCGGGTCTGGATATCGCGGCTGATGCCGATGTCATCGCCAAGATGCAGGGCGCGCTGGCAAAACTGACGGCGGCCGCCGCGCGCTGA
- the hisA gene encoding 1-(5-phosphoribosyl)-5-[(5-phosphoribosylamino)methylideneamino]imidazole-4-carboxamide isomerase: MILYPAIDLKDGQAVRLLHGDMDKTTVFNDDPAAQALEFVAAGCEWLHLVDLNGAFAGEPVNAAPVEDILKRCQVPAQLGGGIRDMATIERWIDKGLARVILGTVAVENPDLVREAARAFPGKVAVGIDARNGRVATKGWAEETDVMVTDLAKSFEDAGVAAIIYTDILRDGAMKGPNIEATADLANAVSIPVIASGGVSSLDDLQALKSCGAPLNGAISGRALYDGAIDLAQALKILKG; encoded by the coding sequence ATGATCCTCTACCCCGCAATTGATCTCAAGGACGGGCAAGCCGTTCGCCTGCTGCATGGCGATATGGACAAGACAACGGTCTTCAACGACGATCCGGCAGCGCAGGCGCTGGAGTTTGTCGCCGCTGGCTGCGAATGGCTGCATCTGGTCGATCTCAACGGTGCCTTTGCAGGCGAGCCGGTCAATGCGGCCCCGGTCGAGGACATTCTGAAACGGTGCCAGGTGCCCGCACAGCTGGGCGGCGGTATTCGCGATATGGCGACCATCGAACGCTGGATCGACAAGGGGCTGGCGCGGGTGATCCTTGGCACCGTGGCGGTGGAAAATCCCGATCTGGTCCGCGAGGCGGCACGTGCATTCCCGGGCAAGGTTGCCGTCGGCATTGACGCGCGCAATGGCCGCGTTGCGACCAAAGGCTGGGCCGAGGAAACCGATGTGATGGTTACGGATCTGGCAAAATCCTTCGAAGACGCAGGTGTTGCCGCGATCATCTACACCGATATTCTGCGCGACGGCGCCATGAAGGGGCCGAATATCGAGGCAACGGCAGATCTGGCCAATGCCGTCAGCATCCCGGTGATCGCCTCGGGCGGCGTGTCCTCGCTCGACGATTTGCAGGCCCTGAAATCCTGCGGCGCGCCGCTCAATGGCGCGATTTCCGGCCGCGCCCTCTACGATGGGGCCATCGACCTCGCGCAGGCGCTGAAGATCCTGAAGGGCTGA
- a CDS encoding DUF2147 domain-containing protein, giving the protein MKKLALGVTFALGLAGMAAADPVLGTWKTQTDDGSYAHVTMAPCGAAVCGKISRTFNAEGEYKSPNIGKTLVIDMVANGDGSYAGKVWRPSNNKIYIGKMNLSGTSLALRGCVAGGLICSKQTWSRVK; this is encoded by the coding sequence ATGAAGAAACTGGCACTTGGCGTGACATTTGCACTGGGGCTGGCGGGCATGGCCGCGGCGGATCCGGTGCTGGGCACCTGGAAGACGCAGACGGATGACGGCTCTTATGCGCATGTCACCATGGCGCCCTGCGGCGCGGCGGTCTGCGGCAAGATCAGCCGGACCTTCAATGCCGAGGGAGAGTATAAATCCCCCAATATCGGCAAGACATTGGTGATCGATATGGTGGCCAATGGCGACGGGTCTTATGCGGGCAAGGTCTGGCGGCCGTCGAACAACAAGATCTACATCGGCAAGATGAACCTGTCGGGCACATCGCTGGCTCTGCGGGGCTGTGTCGCGGGCGGGCTGATCTGCTCCAAACAGACCTGGAGCCGCGTGAAGTAA
- a CDS encoding WGR domain-containing protein, with amino-acid sequence MLWPDRHLPQVDRQKSGQEWMDSGAAQGHTPQTQISQSLAGHRPVQIRLEKFDHQEGQHRYCVLHLSRTLFGEWCVEQTSGPLGEAGGQQRRSYYASQEIALAAAAQQRDRQIKRGFVPIPVQLGLF; translated from the coding sequence GTGCTGTGGCCGGATCGCCACCTGCCTCAGGTCGACAGGCAGAAATCCGGGCAAGAATGGATGGACAGCGGTGCCGCACAAGGGCATACACCGCAGACCCAGATATCCCAGTCGCTTGCAGGTCACCGTCCGGTGCAGATCCGTCTTGAAAAATTCGACCACCAGGAAGGCCAGCACCGCTATTGCGTGCTGCATCTGAGCCGAACCCTGTTTGGCGAATGGTGTGTCGAGCAGACCAGCGGGCCCTTGGGTGAGGCCGGAGGGCAGCAGCGGCGCAGCTACTATGCCTCGCAGGAGATCGCGCTGGCCGCAGCGGCGCAGCAGCGCGACCGTCAGATCAAACGCGGCTTTGTCCCGATTCCGGTTCAGCTGGGGCTGTTCTAG
- a CDS encoding peroxiredoxin-like family protein — protein sequence MLMPRQPTPDLTLPTLDHGPFDLSREDSQRGTVICFYRGLHCPICANYLKELEKRVADFASRGVNCIAVSSDGEERTRAMAEKIEAKNLRFGYDLPLNVARQWGLYLSTSRGKTSIGIEEPALFSEPGLFMVTPEQTLYYGSVQTMPFVRPHFSELVSALDFAIANDYPARGEYDGDV from the coding sequence ATGTTGATGCCACGCCAACCCACGCCCGATCTGACCCTGCCAACGCTGGACCATGGACCGTTTGACCTGTCGCGGGAAGACAGCCAGCGCGGCACCGTGATCTGCTTTTATCGCGGACTGCACTGCCCGATCTGTGCCAACTACCTCAAGGAACTGGAAAAACGGGTGGCCGATTTCGCCAGCCGTGGCGTGAACTGCATTGCGGTCAGTTCGGACGGCGAAGAGCGCACCCGCGCTATGGCCGAGAAGATCGAGGCGAAGAACCTACGGTTTGGCTATGATCTGCCCCTGAATGTCGCCCGCCAATGGGGTCTGTACCTGTCGACCTCACGCGGGAAGACATCAATCGGGATCGAGGAGCCGGCGCTGTTCTCCGAACCGGGCCTGTTCATGGTGACCCCGGAGCAGACGCTCTACTATGGGTCGGTGCAGACCATGCCCTTTGTCCGGCCGCATTTTTCAGAGCTGGTATCGGCGCTGGATTTCGCCATCGCCAACGACTATCCGGCGCGCGGCGAATACGACGGCGACGTCTGA
- a CDS encoding AraC family transcriptional regulator: MDRLTTLMERFQLSVRAAAPGEANLIALADASGEPVRLLYSSCDDAPAQPPDRVMWAARVDWSGRRNPLIAALPGLVDYDIADKPEARNLLRLMRDEADAQRCGAQSVINRLGEVLMVRLLRHQIREGATEPGLLAGLSDPRLSRAIVAMHDHPGRLWSNADLAEVAGLSLSRFAELFGAAVGETPMGYLRRWRLILAHQDLTRGDRVEAVARRYAYASPEGFSRAFRKAYGAAPLSLRRAAA, from the coding sequence ATGGACCGCCTGACCACATTGATGGAGCGTTTCCAGCTCTCCGTTCGCGCTGCCGCACCGGGAGAGGCCAATCTTATCGCTCTGGCGGATGCGTCGGGGGAGCCGGTGCGGCTGCTCTACAGCAGTTGTGATGATGCCCCGGCGCAGCCGCCTGACAGGGTGATGTGGGCGGCACGGGTGGATTGGTCAGGGCGCCGCAATCCGCTCATCGCCGCACTGCCCGGGCTGGTGGATTATGACATCGCCGACAAGCCGGAGGCCCGGAATCTGCTGCGGTTGATGCGGGATGAGGCCGATGCGCAGCGCTGTGGGGCGCAATCGGTGATCAACCGGCTGGGGGAGGTGCTGATGGTGCGGCTGCTGCGGCATCAGATCCGCGAGGGTGCTACGGAGCCGGGGCTGCTGGCAGGGCTGTCCGACCCGCGTCTCAGCCGGGCGATTGTGGCGATGCACGATCACCCCGGCCGCCTTTGGAGCAATGCCGATCTGGCCGAGGTCGCCGGCCTGTCGCTGTCCCGCTTTGCCGAGCTGTTCGGGGCCGCTGTCGGCGAAACCCCGATGGGGTACCTGCGCCGCTGGCGGTTGATTCTGGCGCATCAGGATCTCACGCGCGGCGACCGGGTGGAGGCCGTGGCCCGCCGCTATGCCTATGCCAGCCCCGAAGGCTTCAGCCGTGCCTTTCGCAAGGCCTATGGTGCGGCGCCGCTCTCGCTGCGCAGGGCAGCGGCCTGA
- the hisH gene encoding imidazole glycerol phosphate synthase subunit HisH, with protein MLTAIIDYESGNLHSAEKAFQRMAREVNGGEVIVTSDADVVARADRLVLPGDGAFPACAEELRGHRGIYEAMVEAVEQNGRPFLGICVGMQLMATTGHEYRETPGLGWVEGDVVKITPSDHSLKVPHMGWNNLVIDHDHAIFDGISSGDHCYFVHSYHFRVTDPAERLAHVDYGGDVTAVIGRDTMVGMQFHPEKSQDIGLRMIGNFLTWRP; from the coding sequence ATGCTGACCGCGATCATCGACTATGAATCCGGCAATCTCCACTCCGCCGAAAAAGCCTTTCAGCGCATGGCGCGGGAGGTGAATGGCGGCGAGGTGATCGTGACCTCTGACGCGGATGTGGTGGCGCGGGCCGATCGGCTGGTGCTGCCCGGCGACGGCGCCTTTCCGGCCTGCGCAGAAGAACTGCGCGGCCATCGCGGCATCTATGAGGCGATGGTGGAGGCGGTCGAGCAGAACGGCCGACCCTTCCTCGGCATCTGCGTCGGTATGCAGCTGATGGCCACCACCGGTCATGAGTATCGCGAGACGCCCGGCCTTGGCTGGGTTGAGGGCGATGTGGTCAAGATCACCCCAAGCGACCACAGTCTGAAAGTGCCGCATATGGGCTGGAACAATCTGGTGATCGACCATGACCACGCGATTTTTGATGGTATTTCCTCAGGCGATCACTGCTATTTCGTGCATTCCTATCATTTCCGCGTCACCGATCCGGCGGAACGGCTGGCGCATGTGGACTATGGCGGCGATGTCACGGCCGTCATCGGGCGCGACACCATGGTGGGGATGCAGTTTCACCCGGAGAAAAGCCAGGATATCGGCCTGCGGATGATCGGGAATTTTCTGACCTGGCGACCGTGA
- the hisB gene encoding imidazoleglycerol-phosphate dehydratase HisB has product MRTAQITRKTAETEISVEINLDGTGAYDNQTGVGFFDHMLDQLSRHSLIDMTIRAKGDYHIDDHHTVEDTGIALGQALVAALGDKKGINRYGECHLPMDDAQVRCALDLSARPFLIWNVELPTQKIGSFDTELVREFFQALSTHGGITLHIDQLHGFNSHHIAEAAFKAVARALRTAVETDPRKADAIPSTKGAL; this is encoded by the coding sequence ATGCGTACCGCTCAGATCACCCGCAAGACCGCCGAAACCGAGATCAGTGTCGAGATCAACCTCGATGGCACTGGTGCCTATGACAATCAGACCGGCGTCGGTTTCTTTGATCACATGCTGGACCAGCTGTCGCGCCACTCGCTGATCGACATGACCATCCGCGCCAAGGGTGACTATCACATCGACGACCACCACACGGTGGAGGACACCGGCATTGCACTGGGTCAGGCGCTGGTTGCCGCACTTGGCGACAAGAAAGGCATCAACCGTTATGGCGAATGCCACCTGCCGATGGATGACGCCCAGGTGCGCTGTGCGCTGGATCTGTCGGCACGCCCCTTCCTGATCTGGAACGTTGAGCTGCCAACCCAGAAGATCGGCAGCTTTGATACCGAGCTGGTGCGCGAGTTCTTTCAAGCCTTGAGCACCCATGGCGGCATCACCCTGCACATCGACCAGCTGCACGGGTTCAACAGCCACCATATTGCCGAGGCCGCGTTCAAGGCGGTGGCGCGCGCGCTGCGCACCGCCGTTGAGACCGACCCGCGCAAGGCGGATGCGATCCCGTCCACCAAAGGCGCTCTGTAA
- a CDS encoding Lrp/AsnC family transcriptional regulator, with protein sequence MSTCVFIQIRCKPGTTYKVAEEIALREIHSELYSTSGDYDLLMKLYIPSDQDVGKYINDQLLDIEGIERSLTTMTFKVF encoded by the coding sequence ATGTCCACCTGCGTCTTTATCCAGATCCGCTGCAAACCCGGCACCACCTACAAAGTGGCCGAAGAGATTGCCCTGCGTGAAATCCACTCCGAGCTTTATTCCACCAGTGGCGATTATGATCTCCTGATGAAACTCTACATTCCCAGCGATCAGGATGTTGGCAAATACATCAACGATCAGCTGCTCGATATCGAGGGAATCGAACGCTCGCTGACAACGATGACCTTCAAGGTGTTCTGA
- a CDS encoding aminotransferase produces MAPVIYPTTNFTATEQLCLESGEGIYVFDSEGNKYIEGLAGLWCTSLGYSNTEVMDAITEQLHKLPFSHTFGGKTHQPIQDLAKKLAAMVPVEDAYIFFGNSGSDANDTHYKMLRYYFNAIGKPEKRKIITRERGYHGVTVAAGSLTSLPANLAHFDAPLEALSILRADSPHYYTARKGNETEAQFVERILQNLEDQILAEDPETIAAMIVEPITGASGVIVPPEGYYEGLQALLRKYGILVWADEVICGFGRTGADFGCTTMGIKPDLMTFAKQLSSAYFPISASVIPGWMYEAMVDQTNQVGVFGHGYTYSGHPVACAAALKTLEIYERDNLFDHAAEVGSYMQAQLREIFTDHPLVGEVRGKGLIAALELVSNKTTGASFDRGLAGATAQRLCQDNGLILRAVAGNAVALCPPLIITKDEVDDMLARLKTAIDASFEELKAAGHLAH; encoded by the coding sequence ATGGCCCCGGTCATCTATCCCACCACCAATTTCACCGCCACCGAACAGCTCTGCCTTGAGAGCGGCGAGGGCATCTATGTGTTCGACAGCGAGGGCAACAAATATATCGAAGGGCTGGCCGGGCTCTGGTGTACATCGCTGGGCTACAGCAATACCGAAGTGATGGATGCGATCACCGAGCAGCTGCATAAGCTGCCATTTTCGCACACCTTTGGCGGCAAGACCCATCAGCCGATCCAGGATCTGGCGAAGAAGCTGGCCGCGATGGTGCCGGTGGAGGACGCCTATATCTTCTTTGGCAACTCAGGCTCCGACGCCAATGACACCCATTACAAGATGCTGCGCTATTACTTCAACGCAATCGGCAAGCCGGAGAAGCGCAAGATCATCACCCGCGAGCGCGGCTATCACGGGGTCACGGTTGCAGCCGGCTCGCTGACCTCCCTGCCCGCGAATCTTGCGCATTTTGATGCCCCGCTGGAGGCGCTGTCGATCCTGCGCGCCGACTCGCCGCATTATTACACCGCCCGCAAGGGCAATGAGACCGAGGCGCAATTTGTCGAGCGCATCCTTCAGAACCTCGAAGACCAGATCCTGGCGGAAGATCCCGAAACGATTGCGGCGATGATCGTGGAGCCGATCACTGGCGCCTCTGGCGTGATCGTGCCGCCGGAGGGCTACTATGAGGGGCTACAGGCGCTGCTGCGCAAATATGGCATTCTGGTCTGGGCCGATGAGGTGATCTGTGGCTTTGGGCGCACCGGCGCCGATTTCGGCTGCACCACCATGGGCATCAAGCCGGATCTGATGACCTTTGCCAAGCAGTTGTCCTCGGCCTATTTCCCGATCTCGGCCTCGGTCATTCCGGGCTGGATGTATGAGGCGATGGTGGATCAGACCAATCAGGTCGGCGTGTTTGGGCATGGCTATACCTACTCCGGGCACCCGGTCGCCTGTGCCGCCGCGCTGAAGACGCTCGAAATCTACGAGCGCGACAATCTGTTCGACCACGCCGCCGAGGTTGGCAGCTACATGCAGGCGCAGCTGCGCGAGATCTTTACAGATCATCCGCTGGTGGGCGAAGTGCGCGGCAAGGGGCTGATCGCGGCGCTGGAACTGGTCTCGAACAAGACCACCGGCGCAAGCTTTGACAGGGGTCTTGCCGGGGCCACCGCGCAAAGGCTGTGTCAGGACAATGGTCTGATCCTGCGGGCCGTGGCCGGGAATGCGGTCGCGCTCTGCCCGCCGCTGATCATCACGAAGGATGAGGTGGACGACATGCTGGCACGCCTGAAAACCGCAATCGACGCCAGTTTCGAAGAGCTGAAGGCAGCCGGTCACCTGGCGCATTGA